In one Plasmodium falciparum 3D7 genome assembly, chromosome: 14 genomic region, the following are encoded:
- a CDS encoding acyl-CoA synthetase: MGIILNIYIFFIYLIYVRSHFSQPTSSEYEGYSEICEKARNANESSVYCMKDYKRNSSKYMYKHIMRMFIEKHNLNDNKIALIEHECGEPQNYMTYDTFLRKILSFNNSLNKYDGINIPEKIYNEEMNNGKFKLLGLYGSNSINWLVADLGAMLSGVTTLVMHSKFSMDVIVGILNETKLEWLCLDLDLVEGLMERINELPHLKNLIILDTVAKQGIINSTIEKNKNINLKGNGNLNNMNNKKGNDLSKNLEDVRLGPIKYDKEKLEKFKSLKERYHKYLEKFLLLDDVINNENTNFKIKNEDPNFVTSIVYTSGSSGMPKGAMLSNKNLYNQLYSLYNHSVRKTYNLQYHLSYLPISHVFERTIAYSIIFLRGTVHIWSKNLNYFSKDILNSNSVIMTGVPKVFSRIYTNIMTEINNLSPFKRCIIKKIISLKKSNKKRWLVNFLENLFHISSKIKEKVNPNLEIILNGGGKLSPDVASELCNLLNIKYCQGYGLTETGGAIFGKHVEDLNFECIGGPICPNTKYKVRSWETYKATDTLPKGELLIKSDSIFRGYFLEKEYTKNAFTNDGYFKTGDVVQINKNGTLTFLDRSKGLVKLSQGEYIETDLLNNLYSQISFINNCVVYGDDSMDGPLAIISVDKYLLFLSLKDDNMLEMTGVNEQNYLDKLTDDNINNNIFLDYVKEKMLEVYKETNLNRYNIINNIYLTSKVWDTNNYLTPTFKVKRFYVFKDYAFFISQVKEIYNNKLKGCAPISVNSENKDEEKKNDSKKKEEKDSEKLSNESTSNQNKNDMGKHEKYVENKKVKLGATYGTRQKEMNK; encoded by the coding sequence ATGGGtatcattttaaatatatatattttctttatttatctaATTTATGTAAGATCACATTTTAGCCAACCTACTAGTAGTGAATATGAAGGGTACTCTGAAATATGTGAAAAGGCAAGGAATGCAAATGAATCGAGTGTATACTGCATGAAAGATTATAAGAGGAATAgttcaaaatatatgtataaacatattatgaGAATGTTTATTGAAAAAcataatttaaatgataataaaatagcaTTAATAGAACATGAATGTGGGGAACCTCAAAATTATATGACATATGATACATTTTTAAGAAAGATATTATCGTTTAATAATTCTttgaataaatatgatgGAATTAACATTccagaaaaaatatataacgaaGAAATGAATAATGGGAAATTTAAACTATTAGGTTTATATGGTAGTAATTCTATAAATTGGTTAGTTGCTGATTTGGGTGCTATGCTTAGTGGCGTTACTACATTAGTGATGCATTCGAAATTTAGTATGGATGTAATAGTAggtatattaaatgaaacaAAATTAGAATGGTTATGTTTAGATTTAGATTTGGTGGAAGGTTTAATGGAACGTATAAATGAATTGCCACACTTGAAGAATCTTATCATATTAGATACTGTAGCTAAACAAGGTATAATAAATTCAactattgaaaaaaataaaaacattaatTTAAAAGGGAATGGAAATTTaaacaatatgaataataaaaaaggaaatgatTTATCGAAAAATTTGGAGGATGTACGTTTGGGTcctataaaatatgataaagaaaaattagaaaagtTTAAATCTTTAAAAGAAAgatatcataaatatttggaaaaatttttattacttgATGATGtgataaataatgaaaatacgaattttaaaattaaaaatgaggATCCTAATTTTGTTACTTCTATTGTGTATACATCTGGATCATCTGGAATGCCAAAGGGAGCTATGTTGAgcaataaaaatttatataatcagttatattctttatataatcatagtgtaagaaaaacatataatcTTCAATATCATTTATCTTATTTACCAATATCACATGTATTTGAAAGAACAATTGCATATAGCATTATATTTCTTCGTGGAACAGTGCATATATGGAGTAAGAATCTTAATTATTTTTCGAAAGATATACTTAATTCAAACAGTGTTATAATGACAGGAGTACCTAAGGTTTTTAGTAGAATTTATACGAATATTATGAcagaaattaataatttgtcACCTTTTAAGAGAtgcattataaaaaaaattatatcccTAAAAAaatctaataaaaaaagatggTTAGTTAATTTTCTTGAAAATCTGTTTCATATATCGAGCAAAATAAAAGAGAAAGTTAACCCGAATTtagaaattatattaaatggtGGTGGAAAATTATCACCAGATGTTGCCAGTGAATTATGTAATTtactaaatataaaatattgtcAAGGTTATGGTTTAACCGAAACTGGTGGTGCTATTTTTGGTAAACATGTAGAAGATTTAAATTTTGAATGTATAGGAGGGCCTATTTGTccaaatacaaaatataaagtaaGATCATGGGAAACGTATAAAGCTACGGATACATTACCAAAAGGTGAATTGTTAATTAAAAGTGACTCTATATTTAGAGGATACTTTttagaaaaagaatatacCAAAAATGCCTTTACAAATGATGGTTATTTTAAAACAGGAGATGTTGttcaaattaataaaaatggtaCTTTAACATTTTTAGACAGATCAAAGGGTTTGGTTAAATTGTCTCAAGGTGAATACATAGAAACAGATTTATTGAATAATCTCTATTCGCAAATtagttttataaataattgtgTTGTATATGGTGACGATTCAATGGATGGTCCACTAGCCATAATTTCAGTGGATaaatatttactttttttaagtttaaaagatgataatatgtTAGAAATGACTGGAGTTaatgaacaaaattattTAGATAAACTAactgatgataatataaataataatatttttcttgattatgttaaagaaaaaatgttaGAAGTTTATAAGGAAACAAATTTAAATAGatacaatattattaataacatatatttaacttCAAAAGTTTGGGACACAAATAATTACCTAACTCCAACATTTAAGGTTAAAagattttatgtatttaaagATTATGCATTTTTCATTAGTCAggttaaagaaatatataataataaattaaaaggaTGTGCTCCTATTAGTGTGAATAGTGAAAACAAGgacgaagaaaaaaaaaatgatagcaaaaaaaaggaagaaaaagaTTCAGAAAAATTATCAAATGAGTCTACTtcaaatcaaaataaaaacgaTATGGGAAAACATGAAAAATAtgttgaaaataaaaaggtcAAATTGGGAGCTACATATGGAACACGtcaaaaagaaatgaataaatga